The nucleotide sequence CGCACTGGCTTATGCATATCTACCCGGCAACTGGTATGTGCTGATTGGTGCACTGTCCGGGATTGCTTCTGCCTTCTGGCTAATTCAGGAGGATGATGCATGATCCAGATGAGCACTTTTATCGCAATTTTATTGGTGGCACTAACGACTTACTGCACCCGGATACTTGGCTATGTCCTACTCAAAAATAAAACTTTGAGTAAACGTCAGCAAAAAATTCTACAAATCATACCGGGCTGTGTACTGGTTTCCATGCTGGTTCCGTATTTTTTACCTGAGCATCCCGTGGATCTGATTGCCATTGTCCTGACCTTATGTGCTGCATCACGCTTTAGCATGCTGCCCACCATCCTGATCAGCATGGTTTCGGCCGCATTTTTACGCAGCCTACTGATTTAAATAACATCTGGACTGTGATCAGTAAGCAAATTCGATCAAGGAATTACTGCTTTGGTTCCACCACTTTTGCCAGTAGCTGCACCAGCTCGGCATTTTGCAGTTCCACTTGTTTCAGTTTCGCTGAAGTCTGATCCAGCACTTCCTGCTGTACATGCATTTTCTTGGCCAGATCCTGCATGATTTCCAAGGTCTTTTTCAGGTTATCTTCCAGATTGGCAACCTTCTGCTCAACCGCCACACCGTCAGACTCAGGACCAATCTCCACCCGGTTGAACTGCAACCAGATTAAAAAAATCACCGCCAGAGTCAGGAGTGTAATAAAGCCCCACATTAATAACATAGCTTTTGCTCTTCTAGTTCGTCGCCTGAGTTTTATCTTAATCAAAAAAATCGGCGGGATTGTAACGATTTTATCGGAATGCCAGACCCGTATATCGACTGGCACAGTGGATTAATTTTCTTTATATATCAATATACTTAAATTATACTGCTATTTAATTTAAAGATTAGAAAGATTTAAGCATTAAAGGAATGACATAAATCCAGTAAACGGTTGGCATAACCCCATTCATTGTCATACCAGGCAAATACTTTGGCCTGCTTGCCAACCACCATGGTCTGGGTCATATCCACAATGAGTGAATAAGGTGAATGGTTAAAATCCGAGGAGACCAACGGCTCATCAGTAATCGACATGATTTCGACATAATCCTGCCGCGCTGCCTGAGTCAGAGCTTCATTCAGTTGATGATCGGTAATCTCCGCCTGCGTGACAAAAGTCAGGTCAATCGCGGCGACATTAATGGTCGGGACACGAATTGAATAACCATCAATCCGGTTTTCCATTTTTGGCATCACGCGTTTTAAGGCACCCAAAGCCGAGGAAGTCGTTGGAATAATATTCTGTCCTGAAGCTCGGGCACGGCGCAGATCTCGATGAGCATGATCCAACACCGACTGATCTGCAGTGACCGCATGAATTTCGGTCATCAGTGCAGTATCAATCCCAAAAGCATCATCAATGATTTTCACTAATGGCACCAAGGCCTGTGTGGTACAAGACACGCTGGAAATAATCTGGTCGCTTTCTCTGACTTCGGTATGATTCACGCCATACACAATTGCAGCATCAACAGTATCAAACGGTGCAGCACCGATAATCACCCGTTTTGCCCCAGCGGTGATATGCTGGGTGGCAGCTGTACGGGAACGGAACAGGCCGGTACATTCCAGCACGACATCAATATTCAGTTCATGCCAAGGCATTTCCGCTGGATTGGCCTGTCTTAACACCTGGACTTTCTGATAGGCATCACGATAGGTCACATGCAGAAAAACACATTCATCTTCATAAGTCAGATCCACCTGCCCTGGAAAACGGCCATGCGTGGTATCGTATTTGAAGAGATGCAGTAAGGTTTCCACATCGGCAACGTCATTAATCGCAACAATGTCAAAATTAAAATCTTTCGGATTTTCAAACCATGCACGCAACACATTGCGCCCGATTCGTCCAAAACCATTAATTGCGATACGTTGCATCGACCTTCCCTACTGCGGCATATAACTTTATGCGCCTATATTAATGGAATTATCCAGCTGACTGATAATTATTCGGTTAATTCCACTAAAAATTACGCAGAATGCCCAATATTTCACCGAAAAATTCATGCTTTATTGCAGGCAATCTGAAGTTTCTGTTCCCGAGATTTGAAATAAATTGCTGTAATGACAATAGCTTTTGATTTTACAGCGCATTTTCCTGAATTTAGCAGCATTCATTCCTTACAGTTTTATGATCTATAAATAGGAAAATCATTGGTTGAACAGGCATTTTCCGTTATAATTTGGCGTTTTTAAAAATTTAAGCCCCGCATTGCAGCAGAGAACCAACCTTCTTGTCAGACTGCCT is from Acinetobacter sp. ANC 7912 and encodes:
- a CDS encoding AzlD family protein → MIQMSTFIAILLVALTTYCTRILGYVLLKNKTLSKRQQKILQIIPGCVLVSMLVPYFLPEHPVDLIAIVLTLCAASRFSMLPTILISMVSAAFLRSLLI
- a CDS encoding type I glyceraldehyde-3-phosphate dehydrogenase, with product MQRIAINGFGRIGRNVLRAWFENPKDFNFDIVAINDVADVETLLHLFKYDTTHGRFPGQVDLTYEDECVFLHVTYRDAYQKVQVLRQANPAEMPWHELNIDVVLECTGLFRSRTAATQHITAGAKRVIIGAAPFDTVDAAIVYGVNHTEVRESDQIISSVSCTTQALVPLVKIIDDAFGIDTALMTEIHAVTADQSVLDHAHRDLRRARASGQNIIPTTSSALGALKRVMPKMENRIDGYSIRVPTINVAAIDLTFVTQAEITDHQLNEALTQAARQDYVEIMSITDEPLVSSDFNHSPYSLIVDMTQTMVVGKQAKVFAWYDNEWGYANRLLDLCHSFNA